A genomic segment from Microtus pennsylvanicus isolate mMicPen1 chromosome 21, mMicPen1.hap1, whole genome shotgun sequence encodes:
- the Ptrhd1 gene encoding putative peptidyl-tRNA hydrolase PTRHD1 — protein sequence MQRGVGPAIQMVRKMAGSGAEPQILVQYLVLRKDLSQAPFSWPTGALVAQACHAATAALHLHREHPHTVAYLRELGRMRKVVLEAADETTLKELAETLQQQNIDHMLWLEQPENIATCIALRPYPKEEVSQHLKKFRLFK from the exons ATGCAACGCGGAGTGGGTCCTGCCATTCAGATGGTCAGGAAGATGGCAGGCTCCGGGGCGGAGCCGCAGATCCTCGTACAGTACTTAGTGTTACGAAAGGATCTATCTCAGGCTCCTTTCTCCTGGCCCACGGGCGCACTGGTAGCGCAGGCTTGTCACGCCGCCACCGCAGCCTTGCACCTTCACCGAGAACATCCGCACACGGTAGCTTATCTCCGGGAGCTGGGGCGCATGCGCAAGGTGGTTCTCGAG GCTGCCGATGAGACCACCTTGAAGGAGCTGGCGGAGACTCTGCAGCAGCAGAACATCGACCACATGCTATGGCTTGAGCAGCCAGAGAACATCGCCACCTGCATCGCCCTCAGGCCGTACCCCAAGGAAGAAGTGAGCCAGCATTTGAAGAAGTTCCGATTGTTCAAGTGA
- the Cenpo gene encoding centromere protein O isoform X1, giving the protein MASANTLCQGGESKGGVLAHLERLEAQMNRSRKKFEDPTVHTKESSLRTRIQELRKQRDELRAEVKRRRQARVKASSASEDPNSTVEISEQEDLERQWGNMKAILQAYRFTGLSGKLTSRGVCMCISTAFEGKLLDSYSVDLVIEKPLRIHHHSIPVFIPLEKIARAYLQTDIQHFLFSLCEYLNAYSGRKYQTDQLETDFSAFLTGPLQRNALCNLLLFTYKVNQGRQTFSFSARLLYEDLTATLPTDVTVTCPGTEAPPPHWEEHRASHDMLFRTKPLHQVFASFSKEVEELDLSLVSWERLPGTHLK; this is encoded by the exons ATGGCGTCTGCGAATACTTTGTGTCAAGGCGGGGAGAGCAAAGGAG gtGTTCTAGCTCACCTGGAAAGACTAGAGGCTCAAATGAACAGATCAAGGAAAAAGTTTGAAGATCCGACAGTTCACACAAAGGAAAGTTCTCTTAGAACCAGGATTCAGGAACTGCGGAAGCAGCGAGATGAGCTGAGGGCTGAAGTGAAGCGGCGGCGGCAAGCTAGA GTTAAAGCATCTTCGGCCAGTGAAGACCCAAACAGCACAGTAGAGATCAGTGAGCAAGAGGACTTGGAAAGGCAGTGGGGAAACATGAAAGCCATTCTGCAGGCCTATCGTTTTACAG GACTCAGCGGGAAGCTGACCAGCCgtggagtgtgtatgtgcatcagCACTGCCTTTGAGGGGAAGCTACTGGATTCCTACTCTGTAGACCTCGTCATAGAGAAACCGCTTCGGATTCATCACCACTCCATCCCAGTCTTCATCCCTCTAGAAAAGATAGCCAGAGCATACCTACAGACTGACATCCAGCACTTCCTGTTTAGTCTCTGCGAGTACCTAAACGCCTACTCGGGGAGGAAGTACCAGACAGACCAACTTGAG ACGGACTTCAGCGCCTTCCTCACTGGACCTCTGCAGAGAAACGCCCTGTGCAACTTGCTGTTGTTTACCTATAAAGTGAATCAGGGGCGCCAGACCTTCTCCTTTAGTGCCAGACTGCTGTATGAGGACCTGACAGCAACTCTTCCCACGGATGTCACTGTGACGTGCCCAG GGACAGAAGCGCCACCCCCTCACTGGGAAGAGCACAGAGCATCCCATGACATGCTCTTCCGCACCAAGCCCCTGCACCAGGTGTTTGcttcattttcaaaagaagttGAAGAGCTAGATTTGAGCCTGGTCTCCTGGGAAAGACTACCTGGGACACATCTGAAGTGA
- the Cenpo gene encoding centromere protein O isoform X2, with the protein MCISTAFEGKLLDSYSVDLVIEKPLRIHHHSIPVFIPLEKIARAYLQTDIQHFLFSLCEYLNAYSGRKYQTDQLETDFSAFLTGPLQRNALCNLLLFTYKVNQGRQTFSFSARLLYEDLTATLPTDVTVTCPGTEAPPPHWEEHRASHDMLFRTKPLHQVFASFSKEVEELDLSLVSWERLPGTHLK; encoded by the exons atgtgcatcagCACTGCCTTTGAGGGGAAGCTACTGGATTCCTACTCTGTAGACCTCGTCATAGAGAAACCGCTTCGGATTCATCACCACTCCATCCCAGTCTTCATCCCTCTAGAAAAGATAGCCAGAGCATACCTACAGACTGACATCCAGCACTTCCTGTTTAGTCTCTGCGAGTACCTAAACGCCTACTCGGGGAGGAAGTACCAGACAGACCAACTTGAG ACGGACTTCAGCGCCTTCCTCACTGGACCTCTGCAGAGAAACGCCCTGTGCAACTTGCTGTTGTTTACCTATAAAGTGAATCAGGGGCGCCAGACCTTCTCCTTTAGTGCCAGACTGCTGTATGAGGACCTGACAGCAACTCTTCCCACGGATGTCACTGTGACGTGCCCAG GGACAGAAGCGCCACCCCCTCACTGGGAAGAGCACAGAGCATCCCATGACATGCTCTTCCGCACCAAGCCCCTGCACCAGGTGTTTGcttcattttcaaaagaagttGAAGAGCTAGATTTGAGCCTGGTCTCCTGGGAAAGACTACCTGGGACACATCTGAAGTGA